In Rhizobium sp. ARZ01, a genomic segment contains:
- a CDS encoding ABC-type transport auxiliary lipoprotein family protein, which yields MTQGKGWGLRAAVLAVSAAILASCGGAKAVNDTFNLTSVPAVEGPSARNRQILVTEPSALKALGSDQVVVRPTTSEVQYLAKAQWSDSLPKLVQAKLIQAFETSGALGGVGKPGEGLAIDYQVVTTLRTFEVRTSGPATAVVEIFAKIVNDRNGTVRAQHLFRATAPVSGSGGPAFVAGLDAAFARVTADIVGWTLKSI from the coding sequence ATGACGCAGGGAAAAGGATGGGGGTTGAGGGCTGCGGTTCTGGCAGTCTCTGCAGCCATTCTTGCTTCGTGCGGCGGCGCCAAGGCTGTCAATGACACGTTCAACCTGACCTCCGTACCAGCCGTCGAAGGACCATCCGCACGCAACCGGCAGATTCTCGTGACGGAACCGTCCGCCCTGAAAGCGCTGGGTAGCGATCAGGTTGTGGTCCGGCCGACGACGTCGGAAGTCCAGTATCTCGCCAAGGCGCAGTGGAGCGACAGTCTTCCGAAACTCGTGCAGGCCAAGCTGATCCAGGCTTTTGAAACGAGCGGCGCGCTTGGCGGCGTCGGAAAGCCGGGCGAGGGGCTCGCGATCGACTATCAGGTCGTGACCACGCTGCGCACCTTTGAGGTTCGCACAAGTGGCCCGGCAACCGCGGTGGTGGAGATCTTTGCCAAGATCGTCAATGACCGCAACGGTACAGTGAGGGCGCAGCACCTCTTCCGCGCAACCGCGCCGGTATCTGGCTCCGGCGGCCCGGCCTTTGTGGCCGGGCTCGATGCGGCGTTCGCCAGGGTCACGGCGGACATCGTCGGCTGGACGCTGAAATCGATCTGA